The proteins below are encoded in one region of Thunnus maccoyii chromosome 24, fThuMac1.1, whole genome shotgun sequence:
- the sumo1 gene encoding small ubiquitin-related modifier 1: MSDTETKPSSQDGGDKKDGEYIKLKVIGQDSSEIHFKVKMTTHLKKLKESYSQRQGVPASTLRFLFEGQRIADNQTPKELGMEDEDVIEVYQEQTGGLWND; the protein is encoded by the exons atgtcagacacg gaGACAAAACCATCCAGCCAAGACGGGGGGGATAAGAAGGACGGAGAGTACATCAAATTAAAAGTGATCGGTCAG GATAGCAGCGAAATCCACTTTAAGGTGAAAATGACGACACATCTAAAGAAGCTGAAGGAGTCTTACAGCCAGAGACAG ggTGTCCCAGCAAGCACGCTAAGGTTTCTGTTTGAAGGACAGAGAATCGCAGACAACCAAACTCCAAAAGAG cTGGGGATGGAGGACGAAGACGTCATCGAGGTGTATCAAGAACAGACTGGCGGACTTTGGAATGATTAA
- the LOC121891869 gene encoding claudin-34-like: MTYLAHTVQAQLGALWLGCVGWTLTAVALGLIQWRIWQVSDREVISSGVAWVGLWRVCFNSHVLVTPGFRIMHCKYISLTEAFTPPEIITGQVLMFLSLLAGLCGNAGGVYALRNVYFGMEKTSPIRLLFFTAGALCLTAAGMSSIPLLWNLSSVATNQTIKFPPEFKMPKAPDSQRVGSGIWVGLVGSVLMVVSGVIYCRYRLPVRTQPSIQPSLTVARGALTSSRGKDNLVFESHEHL, encoded by the coding sequence ATGACCTACCTGGCTCACACCGTTCAAGCCCAGCTCGGCGCCCTCTGGCTGGGCTGTGTGGGCTGGACTCTCACCGCTGTGGCCCTCGGACTCATCCAGTGGAGGATTTGGCAGGTGTCCGACAGGGAGGTCATCAGCTCAGGGGTGGCCTGGGTGGGCCTCTGGAGGGTCTGCTTCAACAGCCACGTCCTGGTGACCCCTGGCTTCAGGATCATGCATTGCAAGTacatcagtctgactgaggCGTTCACGCCGCCGGAAATCATAACAGGTCAGGTTCTCATGTTCCTGTCTCTGCTTGCGGGGCTTTGCGGGAACGCTGGAGGTGTTTACGCCCTCAGGAACGTCTACTTTGGGATGGAGAAGACCTCCCCCATCCGCTTATTGTTCTTCACCGCTGGGGCGTTGTGTCTGACGGCCGCCGGGATGTCGTCCATACCTCTCCTGTGGAACCTGAGCTCAGTGGCGACCAATCAGACCATCAAGTTCCCCCCTGAGTTCAAAATGCCCAAAGCACCTGACTCTCAGCGCGTGGGGAGCGGCATCTGGGTCGGGTTGGTGGGTTCGGTCCTGATGGTCGTCTCTGGGGTTATTTACTGTAGATACAGGTTACCGGTGAGGACACAGCCCAGTATTCAGCCATCTTTGACAGTAGCTCGGGGAGCTTTAACGAGCTCCAGGGGCAAAGATAACCTGGTGTTTGAGTCTCATGAACACTTATGA